CAGCACATCAACCGGCCGCAGAGGCCCGAGAGCTTGTCGGGATTGAGGGCCAGCCGCTGCTCCTTGGCCATGCGCAGCGTCACCGGCCGCAGGTCTTGCAGGAAGGTCCGGCAGCAGAGCGGCAACCCGCACGGGCCGATGCCCCCGACCATGCGAGCCACGTCGCGGGCGCCGATCTGGCGGAGGTCGATGCGGGTCTGGAAATGCCCCGCCAGATCCTTGACGAGCCCCCGGAAGTCGACCCGCTCCTCGGCGCTGAAGTAGAAGGTGAGCCGGCTCCCATCGAAGGCGTACTCGGCATCGATGAGGCGCATCGGCAGCCGGTGCCGCTCGATCATGGCCCGGGCGGCCTGCATCGCCTCGGGTTCGCGCTCGGTCCACGCCTGGCGGGCGGCCATGTCCTCGTCCGTCGCCACCCGGAGCACGGGGCGCAGCCCGTCGGGCGCCTCGTGGCGCGGGACAAGACGCGGCGCCGACACCACCTGCCCCGTCTCGTGGCCGTGCTGGGCCTCGACCACGACCCAGTCGCCGGGTGCCAGATCGAGGCCGCCGGCGTCGAAGTCGTGCACCTTGCGGGTCTTGGGGAAGCGCACCTCCGCTACGCGGACCGTGTCGGATGGCTCGCCCTGGCCGCCGGCCCCGTCCGGGCCCGGCGCAACGTCATCCATGCCCAGTGGAGCACCAGCCTTCGCTGGGTGTACTCGCCCAGCATCCGCCGCGCCGTCAAGAGCGTCTCCAGGGCCTCCACGGCGCGTACGGGGTCCACGAGCTGGCCGACGGCGACGACCCGGTCGCGCAGGCCGGCGTCGATCAGGCAGTCCGCTCTCCTCGCCCAGCCCCATGCGGCCACATCCCGCCACAACCATATCATCGCCTGCATCTGCGCGTCCACTTCCCACGGCGCCGCCTGGTCCGCGGCCCGGGCGAGCCCGATGAGCTCGCGCGGCGCGCCGTCGACCGCCTGCTCGATCCACTCCATGGCCCGTTGCCGCGAGGCGGCGACCGCTGAGCCCGAGGGGTCCAGGGCACGGCCCGGCAGGCCTCCGGCCAGCACCGCCCGGGTGAGGGCCTCGTCGGCGTCCAGGCCCAAGCGGGATGCCAGGGCACGGGCCAGCACGGGCGCCGCCACCGGCCCCACGAAGAAGCGCAGGCACCGGGACTGGATGGTCTCGGGGATGCCCTGCAGGTCGGCGGCCAGCAACAGGATGGCAGCCGGACCCGGAGGCTCCTCCAGGGTCTTGAGGAGGGCGTTGGCCGCCTGCAGGCTCATCCGATCGGCCTGCTGGATGACGGCCGCCTTGCCCCACGCCGAGGTGGCGGACATCCCGAGCCAGCTGCGCAGGCGCCGGACCTGGTCGATGCCGATCCCGTCGGCCTCCGCGGCCGGCTCGACCCAGGTGACGTCCGGGTGGCGGCGCGCGGCCACCGCCTGGCACGCCTCGCAGACGCCGCACGCCTCTCCCTCGGGGGAGCGACGGCGGCAGGCCAGCGCCGCCACGAAGGCCGAGGCCAGGCTGGTCTTGCCCGCGCCTTCGGGGCCGTACAGCAGGTAAGCGCCCGGCCCCCGTCCCTCGGAGGCGGTGCGGGCCAGCCACTGCACCACCCGGGCATGGCC
This genomic interval from Limnochorda sp. LNt contains the following:
- a CDS encoding PSP1 domain-containing protein — its product is MDDVAPGPDGAGGQGEPSDTVRVAEVRFPKTRKVHDFDAGGLDLAPGDWVVVEAQHGHETGQVVSAPRLVPRHEAPDGLRPVLRVATDEDMAARQAWTEREPEAMQAARAMIERHRLPMRLIDAEYAFDGSRLTFYFSAEERVDFRGLVKDLAGHFQTRIDLRQIGARDVARMVGGIGPCGLPLCCRTFLQDLRPVTLRMAKEQRLALNPDKLSGLCGRLMCCLAFEVQGAAACPCRGGAATSQAGAGPTASPELEDGHPAA
- a CDS encoding DNA polymerase III subunit gives rise to the protein MRFSEIVGHARVVQWLARTASEGRGPGAYLLYGPEGAGKTSLASAFVAALACRRRSPEGEACGVCEACQAVAARRHPDVTWVEPAAEADGIGIDQVRRLRSWLGMSATSAWGKAAVIQQADRMSLQAANALLKTLEEPPGPAAILLLAADLQGIPETIQSRCLRFFVGPVAAPVLARALASRLGLDADEALTRAVLAGGLPGRALDPSGSAVAASRQRAMEWIEQAVDGAPRELIGLARAADQAAPWEVDAQMQAMIWLWRDVAAWGWARRADCLIDAGLRDRVVAVGQLVDPVRAVEALETLLTARRMLGEYTQRRLVLHWAWMTLRRARTGPAARASHPTRSA